Proteins co-encoded in one Epinephelus moara isolate mb chromosome 11, YSFRI_EMoa_1.0, whole genome shotgun sequence genomic window:
- the LOC126397542 gene encoding histone-lysine N-methyltransferase 2D-like, with protein sequence MPSEAQSQEPRDRGPAPPVTRAGRSAQLAKVAATSPAPERRSRGRPRKDGSSSRSAPPTPPPPPPPPPPPPPPKSRKKGRSRGRAQVEDEESMDAKERKTLQKTEVKEKTTGRRRSTSRRKTNANPEPDPEPDPDPSQNPDPDPPQPDPTVPASSPEPAPSAEEEDRTSPAPAAPLPASSPGDKPRVSSPSPSPASSPRPAPAPDPDPDPDPDPDPVEEDRPSLSHSPSIVPLETEGGGALSPCSSPPVSPCPRLEDEDSLSPLFQLSLSEDSGGSPTPSLGHTKKRLKQCAFCYRGEEPPLGQGRLVVFGPTPGYIPLHILNRRASSDRDNDCHDHCYRGDQAPPMCSSPEQCEEESSSEFVEQLGPVGLPHDINVQSLFDPTGQCCAHLQCAAWSEGVCRGEGQSLLYVDKAIDSGSTQVCVFCRRLGASLRCRETGCRQSFHFPCAAAAGAYQDWTKKHTLCTRHTHTVSSQCVLCTSGDDVGGLLMCCCCGDRYHGSCLNPALAPSPLCRAGWQCPQCRVCQSCRLRGDDGALLVCERCDKAYHTHCLTPPLDHTPSTGWSCKNCRICRRCGVRSSGQWANHPFLCKSCDPALPCPLCDHAPDLYTPQDYLTCICCYRCVHTECIVQAGEGRAGSEDYICSTCRPQKEEPIPHTPLARSPTLVPQLSPTQAPPISVSQPPIPGLTEAPPISPTAHSPVHLIRSEPAHSPTKTPCTPSQQSLALSHVEPIGLQHSPAPSCPEPTELQHCLIPSCPEPSELQHSPMPSLPEPTEPQHSPAPSHPEPTEPQHSPAPSHPEPTEPQHSPAPTHPEPTELQHSPPPSHSEPTELQHSPAPSHPEPTEPQHSPAPSHPEPTELQRSPAPSHPEPTELQRSPAPSHPEPTELQRCPAPSHSEPTELQRSPAPSHSEPAELQRSPAPSHPEPTGLQHSPVPSHPEPTELQHSPAPSCSEPTELQHSPEPPHSEPTEFQYSLEPSHPEPTELQHGPAPSHSEPAELQHSPASSHPELTELQHSPAPSCSEPTEIQRSPAPAHSEPTELQHSPALSHPEPTVVQHSLSPSHPDSTELQHSPASSHPESTELQYSPAPSHSEPTELQHSPAPSRLEPTELQHSPALSCPEPKEDQQCLAPLHPEPTELQRSPAPSCPESKELQRIPEPTHPEPTELQHSPAPSHPEPTELQHSHVPSSLEPTELQHSPAPSRPEPTEDQQSLAPSHSEPTELQHSPAPSRLEPTELQQSPAPSYPYSPEQQEISTPSHANGKELQRSPPPSHLSPTELLQSSLQSYSGLTELLPSVSPNLTEHQESHTLSQVSPAEFQQSPTGVTPLQAQKTQLSFTSSSSTK encoded by the exons ggggcGGAGTCGAGGCCGGGCCCAGGTAGAGGATGAAGAGAGCATGGACGCCAAGGAGAGGAAAACCCTCCAAAAGACAG AGGTGAAGGAGAAGACAACAGGACGCCGTCGCTCCACCTCCAGGAGAAAAACCAATGCAAACCCTGAACCCGACCCTGAACCAGACCCTGACCCCAGCCAGAACCCTGACCCTGATCCCCCTCAGCCTGACCCCACGGTCCCAGCGTCAAGCCCAGAACCAGCTCCCAgtgctgaggaggaggacaggaccagccctgctcctgctgctccgCTCCCAGCCTCAAGTCCTGGAGATAAACCTCGAGTCAGTTCCCCATCCCCATCCCCTGCCTCCAGCCCCAGACCTGCCCCTGCTCCTGATCCCGATCCCGATCCCgatcctgatcctgatcctgtGGAGGAGGACCGACCCAGCCTGAGCCATAGCCCCAGCATTGTTCCTTTGGAGACAGAGGGGGGCGGGGCCCTGAGTCCCTGCTCCAGTCCTCCGGTCTCCCCCTGCCCCCGACTGGAGGACGAGGACTCGCTGTCCCCTCTGTTCCAGCTGTCTCTGTCCGAGGACTCAGGGGGCTCGCCCACCCCCAGCCTGGGACACACCAAAAAAcg TCTGAAGCAGTGTGCCTTCTGTTACCGTGGTGAAGAGCCACCCCTGGGCCAGGGCCGACTGGTGGTGTTCGGCCCGACGCCCGGCTACATCCCGCTCCACATCCTCAACCGCCGCGCCTCCTCCGACCGGGACAATGACTGCCACGACCACTGCTACCGTGGCGACCAGGCCCCGCCCAT gTGCAGCAGTCCAGAGCAGTGTG AGGAGGAGTCTTCCTCAGAGTTTGTGGAGCAGCTCGGACCCGTTGGCCTTCCACATGACATCAACGTCCAATCACTGTTCGACCCCACAG GTCAGTGCTGTGCTCACCTGCAGTGTGCAGCCTGGTCAGAGGGGGTATGTCGCGGCGAGGGCCAATCACTGCTCTATGTGGACAAAGCCATCGACTCAGGAAGCACGCAG gtgtgtgtgttctgccGTCGGCTCGGAGCCTCGCTGCGTTGCCGGGAGACGGGCTGTAGGCAAAGCTTCCATTTCCCCTGTGCTGCTGCGGCTGGAGCTTACCAGGACTGGACcaagaaacacacactgtgtacaagacacacacacacag tgtcctcacagtgtgtgttgtgtacgAGTGGCGATGATGTCGGTGGTCTGTTgatgtgttgttgctgtggtgaCCGCTACCATGGCAGCTGCCTGAACCCCGCCCTGGCCCCCTCCCCCCTATGCCGGGCTGGCTGGCAGTGTCCTCAGTGTCGAGTGTGTCAGAGctgcag gttgCGAGGGGATGATGGCGCGTTGCTGGTGTGTGAACGCTGTGATAAAGCCtaccacacacactgtctcacaCCACCTCTGGATCACACACCGAGCACTGGCTGGAGCTGCAAG AACTGCAGAATCTGCCGCCGCTGTGGTGTGAGGTCATCAGGCCAGTGGGCCAATCACCCGTTTCTGTGCAAGTCATGTGACCCGGCCCTGCCCTGCCCTCTCTGTGACCATGCCCCCGACCTCTACACACCACAGGACTATCTGACCTGTATCTGCTGCTatag GTGTGTCCATACAGAGTGTATTGTCCAGGCTGGGGAGGGCAGGGCAGGGTCTGAAGATTACATCTGCTCCACCTGCAGGCCTCAGAAGGAGGAGCCAATCCCACACACTCCACTCGCACGCAGTCCTACCTTGGTCCCTCAACTAAGTCCCACACAGGCACCACCCATAAGTGTTTCACAGCCACCAATTCCAGGTCTCACAGAGGCTCCACCCATCAGTCCAACAGCTCATAGCCCAGTCCACCTCATCCGCTCAGAGCCAGCCCATAGTCCTACCAAGACCCCCTGTACGCCATCGCAACAAAGTCTGGCTCTATCTCATGTTGAACCCATAGGGCTCCAACATAGTCCTGCGCCATCCTGCCCTGAACCTACAGAGCTCCAACATTGTCTTATACCATCCTGCCCTGAACCTTCAGAGCTCCAACATAGTCCTATGCCATCCCTCCCTGAACCCACAGAGCCCCAACATAGTCCTGCACCATCCCACCCTGAACCCACAGAACCCCAACATAGTCCTGCGCCATCCCACCCTGAACCCACAGAACCCCAACATAGTCCTGCACCAACCCACCCAGAACCCACAGAGCTCCAACATAGCCCTCCACCATCTCACTCTGAACCCACAGAGCTCCAACACAGTCCTGCGCCATCCCACCCTGAACCCACAGAGCCCCAACATAGTCCTGCGCCATCCCACCCTGAACCCACAGAGCTCCAAC GTAGTCCTGCGCCATCCCACCCTGAACCCACAGAGCTCCAACGTAGTCCTGCGCCATCCCACCCTGAACCCACAGAGCTCCA ACGTTGTCCTGCGCCATCTCACTCTGAACCCACAGAGCTCCAACGTAGTCCTGCACCATCTCATTCTGAACCCGCAGAGCTCCAACGTAGTCCTGCGCCATCTCATCCTGAACCCACAGGGCTCCAACATAGTCCTGTGCCATCTCACCCAGAACCCACAGAGCTCCAACATAGTCCTGCACCATCCTGCTCTGAACCCACAGAGCTCCAACATAGTCCTGAGCCACCTCACTCGGAACCCACAGAGTTCCAATATAGTCTTGAGCCATCCCACCCTGAACCCACAGAGCTCCAACATGGTCCTGCGCCATCTCACTCTGAACCTGCAGAGCTCCAACATAGTCCTGCGTCATCCCACCCTGAACTCACAGAGCTCCAACATAGTCCTGCACCATCCTGCTCTGAACCCACAGAGATCCAACGTAGTCCTGCACCAGCTCACTCAGAACCCACAGAGCTCCAACATAGTCCTGCGCTATCCCACCCTGAACCCACAGTTGTTCAACATAGTCTTTCGCCATCCCACCCTGACTCCACAGAGCTCCAACATAGTCCTGCATCATCCCACCCTGAATCCACAGAGCTCCAATATAGTCCTGCGCCATCCCACTCTGAACCCACAGAGCTCCAGCATAGTCCTGCACCATCCCGCCTTGAACCCACAGAGCTCCAACATAGTCCTGCACTGTCCTGCCCTGAACCCAAAGAGGACCAACAATGTCTTGCGCCATTGCATCCTGAACCCACAGAGCTCCAACGTAGTCCTGCACCATCCTGCCCTGAATCCAAAGAGCTCCAACGTATTCCTGAGCCAACCCACCCTGAACCCACAGAGCTCCAACATAGTCCTGCGCCATCCCACCCTGAACCCACAGAGCTCCAACATAGTCACGTGCCATCCAGCCTTGAACCCACAGAGCTCCAACACAGTCCTGCACCATCCCGCCCTGAACCCACAGAGGACCAACAAAGTCTTGCGCCATCTCATTCTGAACCCACAGAGCTCCAACATAGTCCTGCACCATCCCGCCTTGAACCCACAGAGCTCCAGCAAAGTCCTGCACCATCTTACCCTTATTCCCCAGAGCAACAAGAAATTTCCACACCATCTCATGCTAATGGAAAAGAGCTCCAGCGAAGTCCACCACCATCTCATCTCAGTCCCACAGAGCTCCTTCAAAGTTCACTACAATCTTACTCGGGTCTAACAGAGCTCCTTCCATCAGTTAGCCCTAATCTCACAGAGCACCAGGAGAGCCACACCCTATCTCAAGTTAGTCCAGCAGAGTTTCAACAAAGCCCCACCGGTGTGACTCCCTTGCAGGCTCAGAAGACTCAGCTCAGTTTTACTTCTTCCAGCTCTACCAAG